One window of Etheostoma spectabile isolate EspeVRDwgs_2016 chromosome 6, UIUC_Espe_1.0, whole genome shotgun sequence genomic DNA carries:
- the efhb gene encoding EF-hand domain-containing family member B isoform X2 has protein sequence MTDGNTSKLKHNVTDRCPHIPTAGKLIPVKVGDGTKSCLQEAARPPTPPVVRKFRNSILPEPGAIRVQRGKANDPDVANTLVHGIGTKSSLTGRSLINPPQKTLFQQRLQELRESVYASSQKAPVGRSHDQRVGLPAWINDNTTYGVKTLKGLAVREILNPSKTAEEVDREAEEGHETYIRSHNAYFTGERIDRKYDWNHYSKDSRFGILTPHFNDGRNLSKTLHWLGETQKFYNPKIVWKRSGNKEKMAQLMGKRTTVRGNTLNLPPDHTFGTLLPPDEFGVGAIIYSTEPGQYARGRERQRSLVSAVRHHLKKVNFHNFPSLLQAFRHYDQTGKGMIDKEDLQAVCSRFQLNVSRLVLDDLLDYCDTDKDGLINFLEFANFLNWKDKMPINSQEQCIMTNERQTSTAPANIKRKPSSESAQLPASEALIKPEDLEPVKPSSTLKTVRTLRRPRAAPDHFITSSTLIGSVNDPFTSSSRTYGIPSVRSDLPAPRIKRVSDHKNYGDTSTAADLLHPSVHALRGVHEEHFFCPRTKEEIAEIFRNVGVNVCQETFDEAWKLASMKNPAGEVCVEVFRNVLKEIKAM, from the exons ATGACTGACGGAAATACCTCCAAATTGAAACATAACGTTACAGATAGATGTCCACACATACCGACG GCCGGGAAACTTATACCTGTAAAGGTAGGAGATGGGACTAAATCCTGTTTACAAGAAGCGGCAAGG CCCCCCACACCACCAGTGGTAAGGAAATTCCGCAACAGCATCCTACCAGAACCAGGAGCTATCCGAGTTCAGAGAGGCAAGGCAAATGATCCAGATGTTGCCAACACCCTTGTTCATGGCATTGGCACCAAATCATCCCTCACT GGCAGAAGCTTGATAAATCCTCCCCAAAAGACCTTGTTCCAGCAGAGGTTACAAGAACTCAGGGAATCTGTTTACGCCTCCAGTCAAAAGGCACCTGTGGGCAGGTCACACGATCAGCGTGTTGGACTTCCTGCCTGGATTAACGACAACACTACGTATGGCGTGAAAACACTTAAAG GGTTGGCTGTGCGTGAGATTCTTAACCCTTCAAAAACAGCAGAGGAGGTGGACAGGGAAGCTGAGGAAGGACATGAGACTTACATCCGTAGTCACAACGCCTACTTTACTG GTGAGCGTATTGATAGGAAGTATGACTGGAATCACTACAGTAAAGACAGCAGATTTGGAATTCTCACACCTCATTTCAACGACGGACGTAATCTCAGCAAAACGCTCCACTGGCTGGGGGAGACACAAAA GTTTTACAATCCAAAGATTGTTTGGAAGAGATCTGGGAACAAGGAAAAGATGGCCCAACTAATGGGCAAAAGAACCACTGT GAGAGGAAATACCTTGAATCTTCCACCAGATCACACGTTTGGAACACTTTTACCGCCAGACGAATTTG GTGTTGGAGCTATAATCTACTCCACGGAGCCAGGCCAGTACGCGAGAGGCCGAGAACGACAGCGCAGCCTGGTCAGTGCAGTGCGACACCACCTGAAGAAGGTCAATTTCCACAACTTCCCCTCCCTGCTGCAGGCGTTCAGACATTATGACCAG ACAGGCAAGGGAATGATTGACAAAGAGGACCTGCAGGCGGTGTGCAGTCGGTTCCAGCTGAACGTGAGCAGACTGGTTCTGGATGACCTGTTGGACTACTGTGACACAGACAAGGACGGACTAATCAACTTCCTGGAGTTTGCTAACTTCCTCAACTGGAAGGACAAGATGCCCATCAACAGTCAAGAGCAATGCATTATGACGAATG AGCGTCAGACCAGCACGGCTCCAGCCAACATCAAAAGGAAGCCTTCGTCAGAATCAGCCCAGCTTCCTGCCTCTGAGGCCTTGATTAAGCCTGAGGACCTGGAGCCCGTTAAGCCAAGCAGCACACTGAAGACCGTCAGGACCTTGAGGCGACCCAGGGCAGCCCCAGACCACTTCATAACTTCGTCTACCCTCATTGGGTCTGTCAATGATCCGTTTACATCAA GCAGCCGCACCTATGGGATCCCATCTGTGCGCTCGGACCTTCCAGCGCCACGCATAAAGAGAGTCAGTGACCACAAGAACTACGGTGACACCTCCACAGCTGCAGATCTTCTGCATCCATCAGTCCATGCCCTTCGGGGTGTTCATGAGGAACACTTCTTCTGTCCTCGCACCAAGGAGGAG ATTGCAGAGATCTTCAGGAATGTGGGTGTTAATGTTTGTCAGGAAACATTCGACGAGGCCTGGAAGCTGGCCTCGATGAAGAATCCGGCCGGGGAGGTTTGTGTCGAGGTTTTCCGCAACGTACTTAAGGAAATAAAAGCAATGTAA
- the efhb gene encoding EF-hand domain-containing family member B isoform X1, whose product MTDGNTSKLKHNVTDRCPHIPTAGKLIPVKVGDGTKSCLQEAARPPTPPVVRKFRNSILPEPGAIRVQRGKANDPDVANTLVHGIGTKSSLTGRSLINPPQKTLFQQRLQELRESVYASSQKAPVGRSHDQRVGLPAWINDNTTYGVKTLKGLAVREILNPSKTAEEVDREAEEGHETYIRSHNAYFTACSTPLLGERIDRKYDWNHYSKDSRFGILTPHFNDGRNLSKTLHWLGETQKFYNPKIVWKRSGNKEKMAQLMGKRTTVRGNTLNLPPDHTFGTLLPPDEFGVGAIIYSTEPGQYARGRERQRSLVSAVRHHLKKVNFHNFPSLLQAFRHYDQTGKGMIDKEDLQAVCSRFQLNVSRLVLDDLLDYCDTDKDGLINFLEFANFLNWKDKMPINSQEQCIMTNAERQTSTAPANIKRKPSSESAQLPASEALIKPEDLEPVKPSSTLKTVRTLRRPRAAPDHFITSSTLIGSVNDPFTSSSRTYGIPSVRSDLPAPRIKRVSDHKNYGDTSTAADLLHPSVHALRGVHEEHFFCPRTKEEIAEIFRNVGVNVCQETFDEAWKLASMKNPAGEVCVEVFRNVLKEIKAM is encoded by the exons ATGACTGACGGAAATACCTCCAAATTGAAACATAACGTTACAGATAGATGTCCACACATACCGACG GCCGGGAAACTTATACCTGTAAAGGTAGGAGATGGGACTAAATCCTGTTTACAAGAAGCGGCAAGG CCCCCCACACCACCAGTGGTAAGGAAATTCCGCAACAGCATCCTACCAGAACCAGGAGCTATCCGAGTTCAGAGAGGCAAGGCAAATGATCCAGATGTTGCCAACACCCTTGTTCATGGCATTGGCACCAAATCATCCCTCACT GGCAGAAGCTTGATAAATCCTCCCCAAAAGACCTTGTTCCAGCAGAGGTTACAAGAACTCAGGGAATCTGTTTACGCCTCCAGTCAAAAGGCACCTGTGGGCAGGTCACACGATCAGCGTGTTGGACTTCCTGCCTGGATTAACGACAACACTACGTATGGCGTGAAAACACTTAAAG GGTTGGCTGTGCGTGAGATTCTTAACCCTTCAAAAACAGCAGAGGAGGTGGACAGGGAAGCTGAGGAAGGACATGAGACTTACATCCGTAGTCACAACGCCTACTTTACTG CTTGCTCTACTCCTCTACTAGGTGAGCGTATTGATAGGAAGTATGACTGGAATCACTACAGTAAAGACAGCAGATTTGGAATTCTCACACCTCATTTCAACGACGGACGTAATCTCAGCAAAACGCTCCACTGGCTGGGGGAGACACAAAA GTTTTACAATCCAAAGATTGTTTGGAAGAGATCTGGGAACAAGGAAAAGATGGCCCAACTAATGGGCAAAAGAACCACTGT GAGAGGAAATACCTTGAATCTTCCACCAGATCACACGTTTGGAACACTTTTACCGCCAGACGAATTTG GTGTTGGAGCTATAATCTACTCCACGGAGCCAGGCCAGTACGCGAGAGGCCGAGAACGACAGCGCAGCCTGGTCAGTGCAGTGCGACACCACCTGAAGAAGGTCAATTTCCACAACTTCCCCTCCCTGCTGCAGGCGTTCAGACATTATGACCAG ACAGGCAAGGGAATGATTGACAAAGAGGACCTGCAGGCGGTGTGCAGTCGGTTCCAGCTGAACGTGAGCAGACTGGTTCTGGATGACCTGTTGGACTACTGTGACACAGACAAGGACGGACTAATCAACTTCCTGGAGTTTGCTAACTTCCTCAACTGGAAGGACAAGATGCCCATCAACAGTCAAGAGCAATGCATTATGACGAATG CAGAGCGTCAGACCAGCACGGCTCCAGCCAACATCAAAAGGAAGCCTTCGTCAGAATCAGCCCAGCTTCCTGCCTCTGAGGCCTTGATTAAGCCTGAGGACCTGGAGCCCGTTAAGCCAAGCAGCACACTGAAGACCGTCAGGACCTTGAGGCGACCCAGGGCAGCCCCAGACCACTTCATAACTTCGTCTACCCTCATTGGGTCTGTCAATGATCCGTTTACATCAA GCAGCCGCACCTATGGGATCCCATCTGTGCGCTCGGACCTTCCAGCGCCACGCATAAAGAGAGTCAGTGACCACAAGAACTACGGTGACACCTCCACAGCTGCAGATCTTCTGCATCCATCAGTCCATGCCCTTCGGGGTGTTCATGAGGAACACTTCTTCTGTCCTCGCACCAAGGAGGAG ATTGCAGAGATCTTCAGGAATGTGGGTGTTAATGTTTGTCAGGAAACATTCGACGAGGCCTGGAAGCTGGCCTCGATGAAGAATCCGGCCGGGGAGGTTTGTGTCGAGGTTTTCCGCAACGTACTTAAGGAAATAAAAGCAATGTAA
- the rab5ab gene encoding RAB5A, member RAS oncogene family, b, with protein MASRGGATRPNGPNAGNKICQFKLVLLGESAVGKSSLVLRFVKGQFHEFQESTIGAAFLTQTVCLDDTTVKFEIWDTAGQERYHSLAPMYYRGAQAAIVVYDITNEESFVRAKNWVKELQRQASPNIVIALAGNKADLANKRALDFQDAQSYADDNSLLFMETSAKTSMNVNEIFMAIAKKLPKNEPQATGASSGRNRGVDLTETAQPTSRSCCSN; from the exons ATGGCAAGTAGAGGCGGAGCTACGCGACCCAATGGGCCAAACGCAGGCAACAAGATCTGCCAGTTCAAACTTGTGCTCTTAGGAGAGTCAGCTGTGGGGAAGTCGAGTCTCGTACTTCGTTTTGTCAAGGGACAGTTCCACGAATTCCAAGAGAGCACAATCGGAG CTGCCTTCCTGACTCAGACAGTATGTTTGGATGACACAACAGTCAAGTTTGAAATCTGGGACACAGCTGGTCAGGAGCGCTACCACAGTCTGGCCCCAATGTACTACCGAGGTGCCCAGGCAGCCATTGTGGTGTATGATATAACAAATGAG GAGTCATTTGTACGGGCAAAGAACTGGGTTAAAGAGCTGCAGAGACAAGCCAGTCCAAATATTGTAATAGCGCTGGCTGGGAACAAGGCTGACCTCGCAAACAAGAGAGCACTGGACTTCCAG GATGCACAGTCATACGCAGATGATAACAGCTTGCTTTTTATGGAAACCTCAGCAAAGACCTCTATGAACGTCAACGAGATATTCATGGCCATTG CAAAGAAGCTACCCAAGAATGAGCCTCAAGCGACCGGAGCCAGCAGCGGGCGGAACCGGGGAGTGGACCTGACGGAGACGGCTCAGCCCACCAGCCGTTCCTGCTGCAGTAACTAA